From a region of the Actinopolymorpha singaporensis genome:
- a CDS encoding carbohydrate ABC transporter permease, with protein MTTVQLRETRRPGPSRPPVRPGLWRRFWGRSNERAGYLFILPASAHLVLFVLIPIVFSLYLSFHEWSTPGFLGAPFVGLQNYLDLLGDAPFWHAMQNTAVYTLLSVPLGMAVSLAMAVAVNRRLPGINVFRAVFFLPVITSWVAVSVVWITLLSPDAGLLNYFFGLVGLPRQAWLDSPRWAMLAVVVITIWKGAGFQMVIWLAGLQSIPKELLEAAEIDGAGRWRTFRHVTLPLLFPTTFFLVVTGVIGGFQVFTPMYVITEGGPMGATDVAVFHIYQRAFKEFSMGYASAQAWVLFAVIFAATLIQLWYARRRGESSLG; from the coding sequence GTGACCACGGTCCAACTCCGTGAGACCCGGCGGCCGGGCCCCTCCCGGCCGCCGGTCCGGCCGGGGCTGTGGCGGAGGTTCTGGGGCCGTTCGAACGAACGCGCCGGCTACCTGTTCATCCTGCCGGCGTCGGCGCACCTCGTACTGTTCGTGCTGATTCCGATCGTCTTCAGCCTCTACCTGTCCTTCCACGAGTGGTCGACGCCGGGCTTTCTCGGCGCTCCGTTCGTCGGACTGCAGAACTACCTCGACCTGCTCGGCGACGCGCCGTTCTGGCACGCCATGCAGAACACCGCCGTCTACACGCTGTTGTCGGTCCCGCTGGGCATGGCGGTCAGCCTGGCGATGGCGGTGGCTGTCAACCGGCGGCTGCCCGGGATCAACGTGTTCCGGGCGGTGTTCTTCCTGCCCGTGATCACCTCGTGGGTCGCGGTGTCGGTGGTGTGGATCACCCTCCTGTCGCCGGACGCCGGCCTGCTCAACTACTTCTTCGGCCTGGTCGGGCTGCCTCGGCAGGCCTGGCTGGACAGCCCGCGCTGGGCGATGCTCGCGGTCGTGGTCATCACGATCTGGAAGGGCGCGGGGTTCCAGATGGTGATCTGGCTGGCCGGTCTGCAGTCGATCCCCAAGGAGCTGCTGGAGGCAGCCGAGATCGACGGTGCGGGCCGCTGGCGGACGTTCCGGCACGTGACGTTGCCGCTGTTGTTCCCGACGACGTTCTTCCTCGTCGTCACCGGCGTGATCGGCGGCTTCCAGGTGTTCACCCCGATGTACGTCATCACCGAAGGTGGGCCGATGGGGGCCACCGACGTCGCGGTCTTCCACATCTACCAACGCGCGTTCAAGGAGTTCTCGATGGGCTACGCCTCGGCCCAGGCCTGGGTGCTCTTCGCCGTCATCTTCGCGGCAACCCTGATCCAGCTGTGGTATGCCAGGCGCCGCGGCGAGTCGAGTCTGGGGTAG
- a CDS encoding polysaccharide biosynthesis tyrosine autokinase — MELRDYLKVLRRRWRLIATVVLLAIAASAAATVQMTPKYASTVRLFVSAQSGDTVDAYQGSLLSEQRVASYADIVTGPEIAQRVVDRLDLDESRAALSRQIKAEVAPNTVILRITVIDASPRRAQRLAMAVAAEFTSFVQQLETAPGKKQPPIKASVLGPPETPRNPVEPRPIRNLGIGAVLGLLLGIGMAALRDSLDTSIRRADDLTQLVGAPNLSSMPFDHRAGKRRIITDLDASAPRVEAFRVLRTNLQFTNVDQPSKVFVLTSSVPDEGKTSTACNLAITLAQAGKRVVLVEGDLRRPRIAEYLGLEPAIGLTTVLIGRVALSTALQEWGTPGLSVLTSGQLPPDPAELLQSKAMAGVVDELRRSFDVVLIDSPPLLPVTDGALLAAQAHGALLVVRFGMTTRDQVRGSVERLNSVHARLVGTVLNRCPQRGTAESYGYGYGYQRRTPAITGRSPSPHAKVPSPGGHALDVVGGGRRSKK, encoded by the coding sequence GTGGAGCTTCGCGACTACCTCAAGGTTCTGCGACGCCGGTGGCGTCTGATCGCCACCGTAGTGCTGCTGGCGATCGCCGCCTCCGCCGCCGCAACGGTGCAGATGACGCCGAAGTACGCCTCGACCGTCCGGCTGTTCGTCTCCGCGCAGTCCGGGGACACCGTCGATGCCTACCAGGGCAGTCTGCTCTCCGAGCAGCGGGTGGCGTCGTACGCGGACATAGTGACAGGACCCGAGATCGCCCAGCGGGTGGTCGACCGACTCGACCTCGACGAGAGCCGGGCCGCACTGAGTCGGCAGATCAAGGCCGAGGTGGCGCCGAACACCGTCATCCTCCGGATCACGGTCATCGACGCCAGCCCGCGGCGGGCACAACGCCTCGCGATGGCGGTGGCCGCTGAGTTCACGTCGTTCGTACAGCAGTTGGAGACAGCGCCGGGCAAGAAGCAGCCACCGATCAAGGCGAGCGTCCTTGGCCCGCCCGAGACCCCGAGGAACCCGGTGGAGCCACGGCCGATCCGCAACCTCGGCATCGGCGCCGTCCTCGGGTTGCTGCTGGGAATCGGCATGGCGGCCCTGCGCGACAGTCTGGACACCTCGATTCGCCGCGCGGACGACCTGACCCAACTCGTAGGTGCGCCCAACCTGTCCTCGATGCCGTTCGACCACCGGGCCGGCAAACGACGCATCATCACCGACCTCGACGCGAGCGCGCCGCGGGTCGAGGCGTTCCGCGTACTCCGGACCAACCTGCAGTTCACCAACGTGGACCAACCGAGCAAGGTCTTCGTTCTCACCAGCTCGGTCCCTGATGAAGGTAAGACCTCGACCGCCTGCAATCTGGCCATCACGCTGGCCCAGGCAGGCAAGCGGGTGGTCCTGGTCGAGGGCGACCTGCGTCGGCCCAGAATCGCCGAGTACCTCGGACTCGAACCCGCCATCGGCCTGACCACCGTCCTCATCGGCCGGGTCGCTTTGAGCACCGCCCTGCAGGAGTGGGGAACGCCTGGTCTGTCCGTCCTCACCAGCGGCCAGCTTCCACCCGACCCAGCCGAACTGCTCCAGTCGAAAGCGATGGCCGGTGTGGTCGACGAGCTGCGGCGCAGCTTCGATGTCGTCCTCATCGACAGTCCCCCGCTGCTGCCGGTGACCGACGGCGCGCTCCTCGCCGCACAGGCCCACGGTGCGCTGCTGGTCGTGAGGTTCGGCATGACCACCCGAGATCAGGTACGCGGCTCGGTCGAGCGCCTCAACTCCGTCCATGCCCGACTGGTCGGCACAGTGCTCAACCGGTGCCCGCAACGCGGCACCGCCGAGTCGTACGGCTACGGCTACGGGTATCAGCGCCGGACTCCGGCGATCACCGGCCGATCTCCCTCTCCACACGCGAAGGTGCCCTCGCCCGGGGGCCACGCCCTCGACGTTGTCGGCGGAGGCCGCCGCAGCAAGAAATGA
- a CDS encoding DUF2267 domain-containing protein yields MEYERFLAVVDAAGGLGRDGAERATTATLQTLAERVSSQKARELASALPPQLGPLVTTEAPPERFDVDDFLRRVAEREGTAPEPAERDAEAVFTALAQALGDREFANLVAQLPKDYAYLLPGGPPVVPAEELVAKVSERTGLDDQAARRSIDAVLETLAERVSVGEANHLVGRLPVPLHEPLRRGLRHNPGPGRRMSLAELLALIAERDDAPPDRALEHARAVFMVVREAVGEEFFDCGVHLPPDHTVLWARTAPT; encoded by the coding sequence ATGGAATATGAGCGGTTTCTCGCTGTCGTGGACGCTGCCGGTGGCCTCGGCCGGGACGGCGCCGAGCGCGCCACCACGGCGACCCTGCAGACCCTGGCCGAGCGTGTCTCTTCGCAGAAGGCCCGCGAGCTGGCGAGTGCGCTGCCGCCGCAGCTGGGTCCGCTGGTGACCACCGAGGCTCCGCCCGAACGATTCGACGTGGACGATTTCCTGCGCAGGGTGGCCGAGCGGGAGGGAACCGCCCCAGAACCGGCTGAACGCGACGCCGAGGCGGTCTTCACCGCACTCGCGCAGGCGCTCGGAGATCGCGAGTTCGCCAACCTGGTCGCCCAGCTTCCCAAGGACTACGCCTACCTGCTGCCGGGTGGCCCGCCGGTGGTCCCGGCGGAGGAACTCGTGGCGAAGGTGTCCGAACGCACCGGCCTGGACGATCAGGCCGCCCGCCGTTCCATCGACGCCGTACTCGAGACGCTGGCAGAGCGCGTGTCGGTGGGGGAGGCCAACCACCTGGTCGGCCGGCTTCCCGTTCCGTTGCACGAGCCGCTGCGCCGGGGCCTTCGCCACAATCCCGGCCCCGGCCGGCGGATGTCCCTCGCCGAACTCCTCGCCCTGATCGCCGAACGCGACGATGCTCCGCCCGACAGGGCGCTGGAGCATGCCCGGGCGGTGTTCATGGTCGTACGCGAGGCGGTGGGCGAGGAGTTCTTCGACTGTGGTGTGCACCTGCCGCCGGACCACACGGTGCTCTGGGCCCGGACCGCACCGACCTGA
- a CDS encoding LacI family DNA-binding transcriptional regulator, whose protein sequence is MAPTIRDIARVAGVSVATASKGLNGKGRMRPETRERIVQTARDLGFRPNRNARSLTSGRTYTVGLLTRNGYGRFTPALLGGVEDALSADTCSLLLCDARRDAVRERHYIDALTARRVDGLIVTGRETDPAPRVMRDLPFPVVYAYTVSADPADTSVTVDDEHGGRLAVRQLTRYGCRRIAHLTGPPSYAAVRDRVTGARAALADEGLDLPDSRVVYGPFSEEMGFTQVRRLLEREPEIDGIFCGNDQIARGAADGLAAMGRRVPEDVSLVGFDNWTLLAASTRPALASVDMNLYRLGRVVGETLLASIDGTVTPGISRLPCSIAVRASCPAPTGDDPVWTSDAPLVPDA, encoded by the coding sequence GTGGCCCCGACCATCCGCGACATCGCCCGCGTCGCCGGCGTCTCCGTCGCCACGGCGTCCAAGGGCCTCAACGGCAAGGGCCGGATGCGCCCGGAGACCCGGGAACGCATCGTCCAGACCGCCCGCGACCTGGGGTTCCGGCCCAACCGCAACGCCCGCTCGCTCACCAGCGGCCGCACCTACACGGTCGGGTTGCTCACCCGCAACGGCTACGGCCGGTTCACCCCCGCCCTGCTCGGCGGGGTCGAGGACGCGCTGTCAGCGGACACCTGCAGCCTGCTGCTGTGCGACGCCCGCCGCGACGCCGTACGCGAACGCCACTACATCGACGCGCTGACCGCCCGGCGCGTGGACGGGCTGATCGTCACCGGCCGGGAAACCGACCCGGCGCCGCGGGTCATGCGGGACCTGCCGTTCCCGGTCGTCTACGCCTACACCGTGTCCGCGGATCCGGCCGACACCAGCGTCACCGTCGACGACGAGCACGGCGGCCGGCTCGCGGTCCGGCAGCTGACGCGGTACGGCTGCCGGCGGATCGCCCACCTGACCGGACCGCCGTCCTACGCCGCGGTCCGCGACCGGGTCACCGGCGCCCGGGCCGCCCTGGCCGACGAGGGCCTGGACCTCCCCGACTCGCGCGTGGTCTACGGGCCGTTCAGCGAGGAGATGGGCTTCACCCAGGTACGCCGGCTGCTGGAACGTGAGCCGGAGATCGACGGGATCTTCTGCGGGAACGACCAGATCGCCCGCGGCGCCGCCGACGGCCTCGCCGCGATGGGGCGCCGGGTGCCCGAGGACGTGTCCCTGGTCGGTTTCGACAACTGGACGCTGCTCGCGGCCTCGACCCGACCGGCTCTCGCGTCGGTCGACATGAACCTCTACCGGCTCGGCCGCGTCGTCGGGGAGACGCTGCTGGCATCGATCGACGGCACGGTGACGCCGGGGATCAGCCGGCTGCCGTGCTCGATTGCCGTACGCGCGTCCTGCCCCGCCCCCACCGGCGACGACCCGGTCTGGACGAGCGACGCCCCGCTGGTGCCCGACGCCTGA
- a CDS encoding ABC transporter substrate-binding protein codes for MNDLNHSGFPTRAGLASRRSVLRWALTGAAATGAAPLLAACGGSSGGGGSTKDGGQVTLKVVGFEVNPDEKGGALDKAYKKFLADFQRKHPTIKIESLPTPPEFDTKIIVDLASGTAPDLWAQDASSLAPLIERQLLLDMRKAREKLPSLDLGRFFPSVLAIHKQKDGAIYGLPNDFTPMVVYYNADLLRKAGATPPAAGWSWEDHLALAQQLTRDEKGRASTDAGFDPGKVTQWGYRAGKYAYQWVFKVWQNGGDVLSPDRTTASGYLDSPATLEALQWHADLVRKHKVAPNPSTLDSLTQKSSFAAQFVAGKFAMYDSGHWELVGLSDSEGYKPELVGVVEQPRRKTDATVLYESSFVVRHDLPDDKLAAVAKFVEAATNRGYQDTKAITGIALSANQAAAKASLDNPKSQFAQLDKVFVAATAKGRPPSGSKVAKYPTVEKRLDEMMDRILRGGAVEAEAAKTVKLVDQELKAK; via the coding sequence ATGAACGACCTCAACCATTCCGGTTTTCCGACGCGCGCCGGGCTAGCCAGCCGTCGGTCGGTACTCCGCTGGGCCCTCACCGGCGCCGCCGCGACCGGCGCCGCACCGCTGCTCGCCGCGTGCGGTGGCTCCTCCGGCGGAGGCGGGTCGACAAAGGACGGCGGCCAGGTGACGCTGAAGGTCGTGGGCTTCGAGGTCAACCCCGACGAGAAGGGCGGCGCGCTCGACAAGGCCTACAAGAAGTTCCTGGCAGATTTCCAGCGCAAGCACCCGACGATCAAGATCGAGTCGCTGCCCACGCCGCCGGAGTTCGACACCAAGATCATCGTCGACCTGGCCTCCGGGACCGCGCCCGACCTGTGGGCGCAGGACGCCTCCAGCCTGGCGCCGCTGATCGAGCGTCAACTCCTGCTGGACATGCGCAAGGCCCGCGAGAAGCTGCCCTCGCTCGACCTGGGCCGGTTCTTCCCGTCCGTCCTCGCGATCCACAAGCAGAAGGACGGCGCGATCTACGGCCTGCCCAACGACTTCACCCCGATGGTCGTCTACTACAACGCCGACCTGCTGAGGAAGGCCGGTGCCACTCCGCCGGCGGCGGGCTGGAGCTGGGAGGACCACCTGGCCCTGGCCCAGCAGCTCACCCGGGACGAGAAGGGCCGCGCCAGCACCGACGCCGGCTTCGATCCGGGCAAGGTCACCCAGTGGGGTTACCGCGCTGGGAAGTACGCCTACCAGTGGGTGTTCAAGGTGTGGCAGAACGGCGGCGACGTGCTGTCCCCGGACCGCACCACCGCCAGCGGCTACCTCGACTCACCGGCCACCCTGGAGGCGCTGCAGTGGCACGCCGACCTGGTGCGCAAGCACAAGGTCGCGCCGAACCCCTCCACGCTCGACTCGCTCACCCAGAAGTCCAGCTTCGCCGCGCAGTTCGTGGCCGGGAAGTTCGCTATGTACGACAGCGGCCACTGGGAGCTGGTCGGACTGTCCGACAGCGAGGGCTACAAGCCTGAACTGGTCGGCGTGGTCGAGCAGCCCCGCCGCAAGACCGACGCGACGGTGCTGTACGAGTCCAGCTTCGTCGTCCGCCACGACCTGCCCGACGACAAGCTGGCGGCGGTGGCGAAGTTCGTCGAGGCGGCCACCAACCGCGGGTACCAGGACACCAAGGCGATCACCGGGATCGCGCTGTCGGCCAACCAGGCCGCGGCGAAGGCGTCTCTTGACAACCCGAAGTCGCAGTTCGCCCAACTGGACAAGGTGTTCGTCGCCGCCACCGCCAAGGGCCGGCCGCCGTCGGGGTCGAAGGTGGCGAAGTACCCCACGGTCGAGAAGCGGCTGGACGAGATGATGGACCGGATCCTGCGCGGCGGTGCGGTGGAGGCCGAGGCGGCCAAGACGGTCAAGCTCGTCGACCAGGAGCTGAAGGCGAAGTGA
- a CDS encoding glycoside hydrolase family 127 protein: MTTETSSPHAPVVDTTRSPYARLRPVGVGDVEVHDAFWQPRLDRNREQTIPAQHEQCETTGALTNFRRAAGHTPGEPFHGMYYSDSDVYKWAEAASWSLASTDDRAVAERLAEVIRLFEAAQDGEGYLNTYFSVDRVAERWTDLVVRHEMYCIGHLTQAAVAHFRATGSRALLDVAERACGHIEARFAPGDVPGTCGHPCLEMALVELYRATGDERWLRLAVWQLDSRGMGVLNGSEYLLDHARLRDQSFVTGHAVRALYLYAAAADVVLETGDEELSAVVDRLWADLSRHKTAVTGGVGARWDGEAFGDAYELPDRAYNETCAAIAHIFLAWRLLLRTGDGAYRDAVETALYNGVLPGLSQSGTEFFYQNPLADEGRHRRSPWFTCACCPPNIARLLASLPGYVYTTSDEGLWVQLYVGNSARVRLPDGSSVGVELSCGLPWEGTVQLRLTPVEAREFSVFLPVPAWAGEATVRVGEEVVTPERRSGYLVLTRTWQPGDEVRLDFTMPVRQIGTHPRVAAGHRRVAVTRGPLVYCVEQSDHADAAVADLRLAGEETWRPEFAADLLGGVVTLHTTGSALKVDEDEPLHRPYVPAEPLPTRPAEITAVPYYAWANREAGPMRVFLPLLP; this comes from the coding sequence ATGACCACCGAGACATCCAGCCCGCACGCCCCAGTCGTCGACACGACGCGCAGCCCGTACGCCCGGCTGCGCCCGGTCGGCGTGGGCGACGTCGAGGTGCACGACGCCTTCTGGCAACCCCGCCTTGACAGAAACCGGGAGCAGACGATCCCGGCACAGCACGAGCAGTGCGAGACGACCGGTGCGCTGACGAACTTCCGCCGGGCGGCCGGGCACACGCCGGGCGAGCCCTTCCACGGCATGTACTACTCCGACTCCGACGTCTACAAGTGGGCCGAGGCCGCCTCGTGGAGCCTGGCCTCGACCGACGACCGCGCGGTGGCCGAACGGCTGGCCGAGGTGATCCGGTTGTTCGAGGCCGCCCAGGACGGCGAGGGTTACCTGAACACCTACTTCTCGGTGGACCGGGTGGCCGAACGCTGGACCGACCTTGTCGTACGCCACGAGATGTACTGCATCGGGCACCTCACCCAGGCCGCGGTCGCGCACTTCCGGGCCACCGGCAGCCGGGCCCTGCTCGACGTGGCCGAACGCGCCTGTGGTCACATCGAGGCGCGCTTCGCACCCGGCGACGTTCCCGGCACGTGCGGCCACCCGTGCCTGGAGATGGCGCTGGTCGAGCTGTACCGCGCCACCGGCGACGAGCGGTGGCTGCGGCTCGCCGTCTGGCAGCTGGATTCCCGGGGCATGGGCGTCCTGAACGGCAGCGAGTACCTCCTCGACCACGCGCGTCTGCGGGACCAGTCGTTCGTCACCGGGCACGCGGTTCGCGCGCTCTATCTCTACGCCGCGGCCGCCGACGTCGTACTCGAGACCGGAGACGAGGAGCTCTCGGCGGTCGTGGACCGGCTGTGGGCCGACCTGTCCAGGCACAAGACGGCCGTCACCGGAGGCGTCGGCGCGCGCTGGGACGGCGAGGCGTTCGGCGACGCGTACGAGCTCCCGGACCGCGCGTACAACGAGACCTGTGCAGCGATCGCCCACATCTTCCTCGCCTGGCGGCTGCTGCTGCGCACCGGCGACGGGGCCTACCGCGACGCGGTGGAGACCGCTCTCTACAACGGCGTGCTGCCCGGACTCTCCCAGTCCGGCACCGAGTTCTTCTACCAGAACCCGCTCGCCGACGAGGGCCGGCACCGCCGCTCACCGTGGTTCACGTGTGCCTGCTGCCCGCCCAACATCGCCCGGCTGCTCGCCTCGCTGCCGGGCTACGTCTACACCACCTCCGACGAAGGACTGTGGGTCCAGCTGTACGTCGGAAACTCCGCCCGGGTGAGGCTGCCCGACGGTAGCTCGGTCGGCGTGGAGCTCAGCTGCGGGCTGCCCTGGGAGGGCACTGTCCAGCTGCGGTTGACACCGGTGGAGGCGCGGGAGTTCAGCGTGTTCCTGCCCGTACCCGCGTGGGCCGGCGAGGCCACCGTCCGGGTGGGTGAGGAGGTCGTCACCCCCGAACGCCGTTCCGGCTACCTCGTGCTCACCCGCACCTGGCAACCCGGTGACGAGGTGCGGCTGGACTTCACCATGCCTGTACGGCAGATCGGCACGCATCCTCGGGTGGCGGCCGGGCACCGGCGGGTGGCAGTCACCCGGGGCCCGCTCGTCTACTGTGTCGAGCAGAGCGACCACGCCGACGCCGCCGTCGCCGACCTGCGCCTTGCGGGCGAGGAGACCTGGCGCCCGGAGTTCGCCGCGGACCTGCTCGGCGGGGTGGTCACGCTGCACACCACCGGCTCCGCGCTGAAGGTGGACGAGGACGAGCCCTTGCACCGGCCGTACGTGCCTGCCGAACCGCTGCCGACCCGGCCCGCCGAGATCACCGCGGTGCCCTACTACGCGTGGGCCAACCGGGAGGCCGGGCCGATGCGGGTGTTCCTTCCGTTGCTGCCCTGA
- a CDS encoding sugar transferase, with amino-acid sequence MTKRLFDVLVAAILLVVLSPVFVAIATVSLLDGGPVLFRQERVGRAGRAFLIHKFRTMRNAPGVSVTSDRDPRITRLGRILRATKLDELPQLYDVLTGTMSLVGPRPELRKYVAHWPAAVRDHILSVRPGITDPASITYRNESAELALAADPEEHYVSVVLPRKVQMYAAYVDTRSFLGDLKILAGTVRALVAPSPSGPIGAVGASPETRRGKRGYA; translated from the coding sequence ATGACGAAACGGCTCTTCGACGTCCTCGTCGCCGCCATCCTCCTCGTCGTCCTCTCGCCGGTCTTCGTGGCGATAGCGACCGTGAGCCTGCTCGACGGCGGACCAGTGTTGTTCCGGCAGGAACGGGTGGGCCGGGCGGGCCGGGCGTTCCTGATCCACAAGTTCCGCACCATGCGCAACGCCCCCGGCGTCAGTGTGACCTCCGATCGAGACCCGCGAATCACCCGCCTCGGCCGCATCCTCCGGGCCACCAAACTCGACGAGTTGCCGCAGCTCTACGACGTTCTGACCGGCACCATGAGCCTGGTCGGGCCGCGGCCGGAACTCCGCAAGTACGTCGCGCACTGGCCGGCGGCCGTGCGCGACCACATCCTGTCGGTGCGGCCGGGCATCACCGACCCGGCGTCGATCACCTATCGGAACGAGTCGGCCGAGCTCGCCCTGGCCGCCGACCCGGAGGAGCACTACGTCTCGGTGGTCCTTCCGCGGAAGGTGCAGATGTACGCGGCCTACGTCGACACCCGGTCGTTCCTCGGCGACCTGAAGATCCTCGCCGGCACGGTCAGGGCCTTGGTCGCTCCCAGTCCGTCCGGACCGATCGGGGCCGTCGGTGCCTCCCCGGAGACCCGTCGAGGTAAGCGAGGTTACGCCTAG
- a CDS encoding carbohydrate ABC transporter permease — protein sequence MTMTRVWDALRPVRTVVFYAMLVFVAAGMLVPFLWMVTTSLKPAGSVFTYPPQIFPTTFDFGSYQRLFTLVPFGRYFLNTLIVTALTVVGQVAFCSTAAYAFARLSFIGRKAFFVLFLATMMIPFQVTMIPLFLLVFKLGWVNSYVGLVAPGISSAFGIFLLRQAFMTIPRDYQDAARIDGAREWTVFFRIFLPLAKPALATVSVFAFMGTWNDLLWPLLVSRDEEHRTLELGLAYFNASSSAFQQPNWPLMMAASVVVLLPVLLVYVFAQRYFVAGIALSGVKG from the coding sequence ATGACGATGACCAGGGTCTGGGACGCGCTGCGTCCGGTGCGCACGGTGGTCTTCTACGCCATGTTGGTGTTCGTCGCCGCGGGAATGCTGGTGCCGTTCCTGTGGATGGTGACCACCTCGCTGAAGCCGGCCGGGTCGGTGTTCACCTACCCGCCGCAGATCTTCCCGACGACGTTCGACTTCGGCAGCTACCAGCGGCTGTTCACCCTGGTGCCGTTCGGGAGGTACTTCCTCAACACGCTCATCGTGACCGCGCTCACCGTGGTCGGCCAGGTGGCCTTCTGCTCCACCGCGGCCTATGCCTTCGCCCGGTTGTCGTTCATCGGCCGTAAGGCGTTCTTCGTGTTGTTCCTCGCCACCATGATGATCCCGTTCCAGGTGACGATGATTCCGCTGTTCCTGTTGGTGTTCAAGCTCGGCTGGGTCAACAGCTACGTCGGGTTGGTGGCGCCGGGGATCTCCAGCGCGTTCGGGATCTTCCTGCTCCGGCAGGCGTTCATGACGATCCCGCGCGACTACCAGGACGCCGCCCGCATCGACGGTGCCCGCGAGTGGACGGTGTTCTTCCGGATCTTCCTTCCGCTGGCGAAGCCGGCGCTGGCCACGGTCTCGGTGTTCGCGTTCATGGGCACCTGGAACGACCTGCTGTGGCCCCTGCTGGTGTCCCGGGACGAGGAGCACCGCACGCTCGAGCTCGGCCTGGCCTACTTCAACGCGAGCTCCTCGGCGTTCCAGCAGCCGAACTGGCCGCTCATGATGGCCGCCTCGGTCGTGGTGCTGCTGCCGGTACTGCTCGTCTACGTGTTCGCGCAACGCTATTTCGTCGCGGGGATCGCCCTGTCCGGCGTGAAGGGATGA
- the wecB gene encoding non-hydrolyzing UDP-N-acetylglucosamine 2-epimerase, whose amino-acid sequence MTVVGTRPEIIRLSRVIPRLDSAVGHVLVHTGQNYAYTLSDIFFDELRLRRPDHYLGVDTSTLGRMLGDTLIKVEETIVAERPDALLVLGDTNSSIAALMAKRLRIPVFHMEAGNRCFDENVPEETNRRLIDHIADFNLVYTEHARRNLLAEGIHPRRVLLTGSPMKEVLDHYRPQIDASTVLDRLSVASGEYLLVSAHREENVDDPQRLRGLLECITDLRDRWALPVIVSTHPRTRKRIEALDGWSSPDRVNFCEPFGFFDYVKLQLAAFCVVSDSGTISEEASILGFPAVTLRTSVERPEALDAGTIVTAGIDPLTVVAAVELVTSGSRNRAPSIATPEYLVVDCAERTVRFILGTAHAYREITGIRDGAGGHLR is encoded by the coding sequence ATGACGGTTGTGGGAACGCGACCGGAGATCATTCGGCTTTCCCGGGTTATTCCGCGCCTGGACTCCGCGGTAGGTCACGTGCTCGTCCATACCGGCCAGAACTACGCCTACACGCTGTCGGACATCTTCTTCGACGAGCTCCGGCTACGACGACCGGACCACTATCTCGGGGTCGACACCTCGACGCTCGGCCGGATGCTGGGTGACACCCTGATCAAGGTCGAGGAGACAATCGTTGCCGAGCGGCCCGATGCCCTGTTGGTTCTCGGCGACACCAACAGCTCGATTGCGGCGCTCATGGCGAAGCGACTGCGGATACCGGTCTTCCACATGGAGGCCGGAAACCGGTGCTTCGACGAGAACGTGCCCGAGGAGACCAACCGTCGACTCATCGACCACATCGCCGACTTCAATCTGGTCTACACCGAGCACGCGCGGCGCAACCTCCTCGCCGAGGGCATCCACCCCCGACGTGTCCTCCTCACAGGTTCCCCGATGAAGGAGGTCCTCGACCACTACCGTCCGCAGATCGATGCGTCGACGGTGCTCGATCGCCTCTCCGTGGCAAGCGGGGAGTACCTCCTGGTGAGCGCCCACCGCGAGGAGAACGTCGACGACCCGCAGCGGCTGCGGGGACTTCTCGAGTGCATCACCGACCTTCGTGATCGATGGGCGCTGCCTGTGATCGTGTCCACCCATCCGCGGACGAGGAAGCGGATCGAGGCGCTCGACGGCTGGTCGTCACCGGACCGGGTCAACTTCTGCGAACCCTTTGGTTTCTTCGACTACGTCAAGCTGCAGCTGGCGGCGTTCTGCGTCGTGTCCGACTCGGGAACGATCTCCGAGGAGGCGTCGATCCTGGGGTTCCCCGCGGTCACCCTGCGCACCTCGGTCGAACGGCCCGAGGCGCTGGACGCCGGCACCATCGTGACAGCGGGGATCGACCCGCTCACCGTGGTGGCTGCCGTGGAGTTGGTGACGTCGGGATCGCGAAACCGTGCGCCGAGCATCGCCACGCCGGAGTACCTCGTCGTCGACTGCGCAGAGCGAACGGTCCGCTTCATCCTCGGTACGGCCCACGCCTACCGGGAGATCACCGGTATCCGGGACGGAGCCGGTGGCCATCTCCGATAG